The Quercus lobata isolate SW786 chromosome 9, ValleyOak3.0 Primary Assembly, whole genome shotgun sequence region catttTAATTAATCAAGTCCAAAATTCGTCTACcgctttgtttggttgaaatGACTTGTgcaaatatagttttttttttttttttttttgtgtttttcaatattttgtagtattagaaaaaataagttaatgaaaATCTACACTGAAAAattatgacttatttttagaaattattttttactaaatttttttgaaaaataactatatctcaagcaaacaaaataaagaaagttaagaaattttttttagttgttaccaaatatagaaaaataagataatattataaaaaatactttttaaaaaatgactcATTCTTTATAAATTATCATTATCAAAAcgtgtaaaaatatatagtcatTATAGTTAACATGTTAATTTatattaacattatttattttgtatttagttttttattttttctttccatatatcaaaaataaaagaagagaggaaatgttagtttttgtatttaaaagaaagagaaaaaaaattttaaaaatcaaaaaaatttaatatgaaatGTATTgtgaaataaataatttgatgtaagATATTTTAAAATGGAAATAAGTAAGATAGAAAAAGTAGATCCTTatctaaaatacaaataacttTTTATACAAGTTGCACATGCTTTAAACGTGTGTGTAAGTGTAAAAAATGCTAGTAAGAAAAAACCACGATCTTACCTTTGATGTGGCAGTAAATGCTCGCCGGATAAATTCCCCACTTCTCTCATAGCATCCTTCCATTTCTGGATCTTCTCTCTGTCGATTTTGTCATTCTTCTGATGTTCGTCAAAGGCTTTTTCAAATGGCCCAGTCTGCTTCCGCACGTCGGAGGGATCTACGTGGTAAAAGACGGGCACCACTTCAagtctcttattttttttgcattcaacAATTTTAGCAAGTTCATCCAGGCACCACTTGGAATCGGCATATTTTTCTGAGAAAACAACGATTGCATAGTAGGAGTTTTCTATTGCTTGTATGAGCTCAGAAGCAATCTCTTGTCCTAGTTGGAGTTTTTC contains the following coding sequences:
- the LOC115960686 gene encoding TMV resistance protein N-like isoform X1, coding for MASTCSETPSLSLSSSSSSIPGSNYDVFLSFRGEDTRHSFTDHLYEAFRLRGIEAFRDSEKLQLGQEIASELIQAIENSYYAIVVFSEKYADSKWCLDELAKIVECKKNKRLEVVPVFYHVDPSDVRKQTGPFEKAFDEHQKNDKIDREKIQKWKDAMREVGNLSGEHLLPHQRPCLNRNRGYQPQQNIKRPQVDLNTQ
- the LOC115960686 gene encoding TMV resistance protein N-like isoform X2 is translated as MASTCSETPSLSLSSSSSSIPGSNYDVFLSFRGEDTRHSFTDHLYEAFRLRGIEAFRDSEKLQLGQEIASELIQAIENSYYAIVVFSEKYADSKWCLDELAKIVECKKNKRLEVVPVFYHVDPSDVRKQTGPFEKAFDEHQKNDKIDREKIQKWKDAMREVGNLSGEHLLPHQRTDPA